The following are from one region of the Sandaracinus amylolyticus genome:
- a CDS encoding YbjN domain-containing protein gives MRQIHRLTEPRALALQLDELGWSAARHDDRTFRCVHDTSEGELVVFVRLDQNWLIASVVPFLRTRGDNSFELSRWLLRMNRDMYQTKFAYDEDGDVVLTVELPTESLDASEIRTALSDLLQHAIRHRRTLREAST, from the coding sequence ATGAGGCAGATCCATAGGCTGACCGAGCCGCGCGCGCTAGCCCTGCAGCTCGACGAGCTGGGTTGGAGCGCCGCGCGCCACGACGACCGCACCTTCCGCTGCGTGCACGACACCAGCGAGGGCGAGCTCGTGGTGTTCGTGCGGCTCGATCAGAACTGGCTCATCGCGTCGGTCGTCCCGTTCCTCCGCACCCGCGGCGACAACTCGTTCGAGCTCTCGCGGTGGCTGCTGCGGATGAACCGCGACATGTACCAGACGAAGTTCGCGTACGACGAGGACGGCGACGTCGTGCTCACCGTCGAGCTGCCCACCGAGTCCCTCGACGCGAGCGAGATCCGCACCGCGCTCTCCGATCTGTTGCAGCACGCGATCCGTCACCGTCGAACGCTGCGCGAGGCGAGCACCTGA
- a CDS encoding replication-associated recombination protein A, producing the protein MDLFDHKEDRDREGAPLSDRMRPRRLTDMVGQRHLVAEGSLLRRAIQQDRIPSMIVWGPPGTGKTTLARAVAAETKAVFVPFSAVMSGVPELRKILAEAAERKRLHGTRTILFVDEIHRWNKAQQDALLPHVERGAVVLIGATTENPSFAVNAALLSRARVFRLEPHEPSDLRALLERAMSDREHGLGKLALTVDTEALGMIAEMAQGDARRALDVLELAANDAIARSVALDREAVEQALASRTLLYDKSGEEHYNVVSAFIKSMRGSDPDAAIYWMMRMLEAGEDPLFVMRRLIIFASEDVGNADPNALQIAVAADAAFRRLGMPEGLHPLAQCCTYLASTVKSNASYEAWQRAQDAVKQHGPLPVPMKLRNAATKHMKAWGYGQGYRYPHAEGGHAEGETYLPEALIGARFYEPKDIGIEARIKQRLTRLRAEPAEDTRRADDAPRRAARSPEHEPDAEKP; encoded by the coding sequence ATGGACCTGTTCGACCACAAGGAAGATCGCGACCGCGAGGGCGCACCGCTCTCCGATCGCATGCGGCCGCGTCGTCTCACCGACATGGTCGGACAGCGCCATCTCGTGGCCGAGGGCTCGCTGCTCCGTCGCGCGATCCAGCAGGACCGGATCCCGTCGATGATCGTCTGGGGCCCGCCCGGCACCGGGAAGACCACGCTCGCGCGCGCCGTCGCCGCGGAGACGAAGGCGGTGTTCGTCCCGTTCAGCGCGGTGATGAGCGGCGTGCCCGAGCTGCGGAAGATCCTCGCGGAGGCCGCGGAGCGGAAGCGCCTGCACGGCACGCGCACGATCCTCTTCGTCGACGAGATCCACCGCTGGAACAAGGCGCAGCAGGACGCGCTGCTGCCCCACGTCGAGCGCGGCGCGGTCGTGCTGATCGGCGCGACCACCGAGAACCCGAGCTTCGCGGTGAACGCCGCGCTGCTCTCACGTGCGCGTGTGTTCCGCCTCGAGCCCCACGAGCCGAGCGATCTGCGCGCGCTGCTCGAGCGCGCGATGAGCGATCGCGAGCACGGCCTCGGCAAGCTCGCGCTCACCGTGGACACCGAGGCGCTCGGCATGATCGCGGAGATGGCGCAGGGCGATGCGCGTCGCGCGCTCGACGTGCTCGAGCTCGCGGCGAACGACGCGATCGCGCGGAGCGTCGCGCTCGATCGCGAGGCCGTGGAGCAAGCGCTCGCGTCGCGCACGCTGCTCTACGACAAGAGCGGCGAGGAGCACTACAACGTCGTCTCGGCGTTCATCAAGTCGATGCGCGGCAGCGATCCCGACGCTGCGATCTACTGGATGATGCGCATGCTCGAGGCGGGCGAAGATCCGCTCTTCGTGATGCGTCGCCTGATCATCTTCGCGAGCGAGGACGTCGGCAACGCGGACCCCAACGCGCTTCAGATCGCGGTCGCCGCGGACGCGGCGTTCCGTCGTCTCGGCATGCCCGAGGGCCTCCATCCGCTCGCACAGTGCTGCACGTACCTCGCGAGCACGGTGAAGAGCAACGCGAGCTACGAAGCGTGGCAGCGCGCGCAGGACGCGGTGAAGCAGCACGGCCCGCTGCCGGTGCCCATGAAGCTGCGCAACGCGGCGACCAAGCACATGAAGGCGTGGGGCTACGGTCAGGGCTACCGCTATCCGCACGCCGAAGGCGGCCACGCGGAGGGCGAGACCTATCTGCCCGAAGCCCTGATCGGCGCGCGCTTCTACGAGCCCAAGGACATCGGCATCGAAGCCCGCATCAAGCAGCGCCTGACCCGCCTGCGCGCCGAGCCCGCCGAAGACACCCGCCGCGCCGACGACGCGCCGCGCCGCGCCGCCCGATCGCCCGAGCACGAGCCCGACGCCGAGAAGCCCTGA
- a CDS encoding PilZ domain-containing protein: MTTRNVLEMIFEYQLLRAKQDRLEVPLDDDERARLFGLGRLLTGDGTPSPRTMPRLPFPKTVSFTMPGGFESGEVKNLSGTGLAIATARPPVIGARVIVRLLDEAAGCEYFFPCRVIWARRANLPGMGLVFDGVPTRNEYLAEESTGVWRRAMRMGDPPREANVA; encoded by the coding sequence ATGACGACCCGCAACGTCCTCGAGATGATCTTCGAGTATCAGCTCCTCCGGGCGAAGCAGGATCGTCTGGAGGTCCCGCTCGACGACGACGAGCGCGCGCGCCTCTTCGGGCTCGGGCGCTTGCTGACCGGCGACGGCACGCCGAGCCCGCGCACGATGCCGCGGCTGCCGTTCCCGAAGACGGTGAGCTTCACGATGCCGGGCGGCTTCGAGTCCGGCGAGGTGAAGAACCTGAGCGGCACCGGTCTCGCGATCGCGACGGCGCGCCCGCCGGTGATCGGTGCGCGCGTGATCGTGCGTCTGCTCGATGAAGCGGCGGGCTGCGAGTACTTCTTCCCGTGCCGCGTGATCTGGGCGCGACGCGCGAACCTCCCGGGCATGGGCCTGGTGTTCGACGGAGTGCCGACGCGCAACGAGTACCTCGCCGAGGAGAGCACGGGCGTGTGGCGACGCGCGATGCGCATGGGTG